A genome region from Nycticebus coucang isolate mNycCou1 chromosome 22, mNycCou1.pri, whole genome shotgun sequence includes the following:
- the LOC128574682 gene encoding ragulator complex protein LAMTOR5-like, translating to MEVILEQHLEDPMKNPSIVGSPVHRFTRLNLGCHGTLSDEHAGVVSVLAQQATKLTPDPTDFPVVCLESDNGNIMIWKYDGITVALHKMTF from the coding sequence ATGGAGGTGATCTTGGAGCAGCACTTGGAGGACCCAATGAAGAATCCATCCATTGTTGGGAGTCCTGTGCACAGATTCACAAGACTTAATCTGGGCTGCCATGGGACCCTGTCAGATGAACATGCTGGAGTGGTATCTGTTCTAGCCCAGCAAGCAACTAAGTTAACCCCTGACCCCACTGACTTTCCCGTGGTGTGCCTAGAATCAGATAATGGGAACATTATGATCTGGAAATACGATGGCATCACAGTGGCGCTGCATAAAATGACCTTTTGA
- the TRAPPC3 gene encoding trafficking protein particle complex subunit 3 isoform X2 encodes MGYNIGVRLIEDFLARSNVGRCHDFRETADVIAKVAFKMYLGITPSITNWSPAGDEFSLILENNPLVDFVELPDNHSSLIYSNLLCGVLRGALEMVQMAVEAKFVQDTLKGDGVTEIRMRFIRRIEDNLPAGEE; translated from the exons AT gGGCTATAACATTGGAGTCCGACTGATTGAAGATTTCTTGGCACGGTCAAATGTTGGGAGGTGCCATGACTTTCGGGAAACTGCAGATGTCATTGCCAAG GTCGCGTTCAAGATGTACTTGGGCATCACTCCAAGCATTACTAATTGGAGCCCAGCTGGTGATGAATTCTCCCTCATTTTGGAAAATAACCCCTTGGTGGACTTTGTGGAACTTCCTGATAACCACTCATCCCTTATTTATTCCAATCTCTTGTGTGGGGTGTTGCGGGGAGCCTTGGAGATG GTCCAGATGGCTGTAGAGGCCAAGTTTGTCCAAGATACCCTGAAAGGAGACGGTGTGACAGAAATCCGGATGAGGTTCATCAGGCGGATTGAGGACAATCTTCCAGCTGGAGAGGAATGA
- the TRAPPC3 gene encoding trafficking protein particle complex subunit 3 isoform X1, protein MSRQANRGAESKKMSSELFTLTYGALVTQLCKDYENDEDVNKQLDKMGYNIGVRLIEDFLARSNVGRCHDFRETADVIAKVAFKMYLGITPSITNWSPAGDEFSLILENNPLVDFVELPDNHSSLIYSNLLCGVLRGALEMVQMAVEAKFVQDTLKGDGVTEIRMRFIRRIEDNLPAGEE, encoded by the exons ATGTCGAGGCAAGCGAATCGTGGCGCCGAGAGCAAGAAAATG AGCTCTGAGCTCTTCACTCTGACCTATGGAGCTCTGGTCACCCAGCTTTGCAAGGACTATGAAAATGATGAAGATGTGAATAAACAGCTGGACAAAAT gGGCTATAACATTGGAGTCCGACTGATTGAAGATTTCTTGGCACGGTCAAATGTTGGGAGGTGCCATGACTTTCGGGAAACTGCAGATGTCATTGCCAAG GTCGCGTTCAAGATGTACTTGGGCATCACTCCAAGCATTACTAATTGGAGCCCAGCTGGTGATGAATTCTCCCTCATTTTGGAAAATAACCCCTTGGTGGACTTTGTGGAACTTCCTGATAACCACTCATCCCTTATTTATTCCAATCTCTTGTGTGGGGTGTTGCGGGGAGCCTTGGAGATG GTCCAGATGGCTGTAGAGGCCAAGTTTGTCCAAGATACCCTGAAAGGAGACGGTGTGACAGAAATCCGGATGAGGTTCATCAGGCGGATTGAGGACAATCTTCCAGCTGGAGAGGAATGA